The following coding sequences are from one Vulpes vulpes isolate BD-2025 chromosome 12, VulVul3, whole genome shotgun sequence window:
- the SCAND3 gene encoding SCAN domain-containing protein 3 isoform X3 yields the protein MMSQSMGGDDNPNTLDTHEPEVKPENMREKFFRSLAVLLENKSNNTKIFSKAKYCQLIREVKEAKAKARKESVDYRRLARFDVTLVQGNEKLIEAINGETDKVRYYLHSEELFDILHDTHLSIGHGGRTRMEKELQAKYKNITKEVIMLYLTLCKPCQQKNSKLKKVLTSKPIKEVNSRCQVDLIDMQSSPDGEYKFIMHYQDLHTKLSFLRSLKSKRPKEIAHALLDIFTIIGAPSVLQSNNGREFSSQIVSELSNIWPELKIVHGKPQPCQSQSAMNQTNEDIQNRIISWMQTNNSSHWAEFLWFIQMTQNQPYHRGMQQLPFEGTFSSEAKLGLCHSQLTEELIASLNPERELEQVDRELEFTPGAQYEENVETGTDSSDVEENLTAIPSRTMKNLPESRLKFLSCIVCEKVCSGAHSCVSCDGNVHAICGVPPQHDSEGCPHKITCSLCYETTTMKRKHDEIQRSSTGQPSKMLKLSETPFSSDKVGDWMVKQASLDFFVKKKHTFSEYGSSSRRNDKDGSHPEEVKTRRVHTSFTRKYDPSYIEFGFVAVIDGEVLKPQCIICGDILANEAMKPSKLKRHLYSKHKEISSQPKEFFEKKSSELKSQPKQLFNVSHINISALRASYKVALPVAKSKTPYTIAETLVKDCIKEVCLEMLGESAAKKVAQVPLSNDTIARRIQELASDMEDQLIEQIKEAKYFSLQFDECRDIANMIILLVYVRFEHDDDIKEEFFFSASLPTNTTSSELYEAVKNYVVNKCGLEFRFCVGVCSDGAASMTGTHSEVVTQIKELAPECKITHCFIHRESLAMKNISAELNSVLTDTVKIVNYVKSNALNSRLFSLLCDNMEADHKQLLLHAEIRWLSRGKVLSRMFEIRNELFVFLQSKKPVWSQLFKDVNWTARLAYLSDIFSIFNDLNASMQGKNATCFSMADKIEGQKQKLEVWRNRVSTNCYDMFHNLTTVIHEAGRDLDIVHLRRVVKEHLTNLLDCFELYFPSKEDPRIGNSWIQNPFLPSRENLNLTITLWGDLLKLAADEGLKMNFESTASLASFWIKVKNKYPELAEVALKSLLLFPSTSLCETGFSTLSVIKTKHRNSLNIHYPLRVALSSIQPRLDKLTSKKQAHLSH from the exons ATGATGTCTCAAAGCATGGGTGGTGATGATAACCCCAATACCTTAGACACTCATGAACCAGAAGTCAAACCAGAAAACATGAGAGAGAAGTTCTTCAGAAGCTTAGCAGtattattagaaaacaaaagtaataatacCAAGATATTTTCTAAAGCAAAGTACTGTCAATTAATAAGGGAAGTGAAAGAGGCAAAAGCAAAGGCAAGAAAGGAATCAGTTGACTACCGTCGCTTGGCTAGATTTGATGTGACCCTTGTACAGGGAAATGAAAAGCTGATTGAGGCTATAAATGGGGAAACAGATAAAGTACGGTATTACTTACACAGTGAGGAGTTATTTGACATTCTGCATGATACCCATCTCAGCATTGGACATGGTGGGCGTACCCGCATGGAAAAAGAATTACAAGCAAAATACAAGAACATCACGAAGGAAGTTATAATGCTATACTTGACACTCTGCAAACCATGCCAACAGAAAAATTCAAAACTCAAGAAAGTTCTAACATCAAAGCCAATTAAGGAAGTTAATTCAAGATGCCAAGTGGATCTTATAGATATGCAATCGAGTCCTGACGGGGAGTATAAATTCATCATGCATTATCAAGACCTTCATACAAAGTTGAGTTTTTTGCGGTCACTAAAATCTAAAAGGCCTAAGGAAATTGCACATGctcttttagatatttttacaATTATCGGAGCACCCAGTGTCCTGCAATCTAACAATGGAAGGGAATTTTCAAGCCAGATTGTCAGTGAACTTAGTAATATTTGGCCAGAATTGAAAATTGTCCATGGGAAGCCTCAGCCCTGTCAAAGCCAAAGTGCTATGAATCAAACTAATGAGGATATCCAAAATAGGATTATCTCCTGGATGCAAACTAACAATTCATCACACTGGGCTGAATTTTTGTGGTTCATTCAAATGACCCAAAATCAGCCCTATCACCGAGGCATGCAACAGCTTCCATTTGAAGGCACATTTAGCTCTGAAGCTAAGCTAGGCCTGTGTCATTCTCAGTTGACAGAAGAGCTTATTGCCAGCCTGAATCCAGAACGTGAATTAGAGCAGGTTGACAGAGAATTAGAATTTACACCAGGAGCTCAGTATGAGGAGAACGTTGAGACTGGCACGGATAGTAGTGATGTTGAGGAGAATCTTACAGCTATTCCTTCCAGGACCATGAAAAACCTTCCAGAAAGCAGACTTAAGTTTTTATCCTGTATAGTTTGTGAGAAGGTGTGCTCAGGTGCTCATAGTTGTGTGTCGTGTGATGGAAATGTCCATGCAATCTGTGGGGTGCCCCCTCAACATGACAGTGAGGGCTGTCCTCACAAAATAACGTGTAGTCTCTGCTATGAGACCactacaatgaaaagaaaacatgatgagATCCAAAGAAGTTCAACTGGTCAACCTTCCAAAATGCTGAAGCTGTCAGAGACACCATTCTCATCAGACAAAGTAGGAGATTGG ATGGTGAAACAAGCTTCGCTGGACTTTTTTGTCAAGAAAAAACATACCTTTTCTGAATATGGTAGCAGTAGTAGAAGAAATGATAAGGATGGAAGTCACCCAGAGGAAGTAAAAACCAGAAGAGTTCATACAAGTTTTACTCGGAAGTATGATCCCTCATATATCGAGTTTGGTTTTGTAGCCGTAATTGATGGTGAAGTGCTAAAACCACAGTGTATTATTTGTGGAGATATATTGGCTAATGAAGCAATGAAACCATCAAAACTTAAGCGGCATTTATattcaaaacataaagaaataagtTCACAACCGAaagaattctttgaaaaaaagagtaGTGAATTAAAAAGCCAACCAAAGCAGTTGTTTAATGTTTCTCACATAAACATCAGTGCTCTGCGGGCTTCGTATAAAGTGGCGCTCCCGGTTGCCAAGTCAAAAACGCCATACACAATCGCTGAGACGCTGGTGAAAGACTGCATCAAGGAAGTCTGCCTGGAGATGCTGGGTGAGTCAGCAGCGAAGAAGGTGGCTCAGGTGCCACTTTCTAATGACACCATAGCTCGACGCATTCAGGAACTGGCCAGTGATATGGAAGACCAACTCATAGAGCAAATAAAAGAGGCAAAGTATTTTTCATTGCAATTTGATGAATGCAGAGATATTGCTAACATGATCATTCTTTTAGTGTATGTGCGATTTGAACATGATGATGATATAAAGGAAGAATTCTTCTTCTCAGCCTCTTTACCGACAAACACGACTAGCTCAGAACTGTATGAAGCTGTGAAGAATTACGTTGTCAACAAGTGTGGTCTGGAATTTAGGTTTTGTGTAGGAGTATGTTCTGATGGTGCAGCTTCCATGACAGGAACACATTCTGAAGTGGTTACCCAGATTAAGGAGCTTGCACCAGAATGTAAAATAACACATTGCTTCATCCATCGAGAAAGTCTGGCTATGAAAAACATATCAGCTGAACTGAATAGTGTGCTTACTGACACAGTAAAAATTGTGAATTATGTAAAGTCTAATGCATTAAATTCAAGATTGTTCTCCTTATTATGTGACAATATGGAAGCTGATCATAAGCAACTGTTACTGCATGCTGAGATACGGTGGTTATCACGGGGAAAAGTTCTATCAAGAATGTTTGAAATACGGAATGAACTCTTCGTATTTCTGCAAAGCAAGAAACCAGTTTGGTCCCAACTTTTCAAAGATGTGAATTGGACAGCCAGACTTGCTTATTTATCTGATATCTTCAGTATTTTTAATGATCTTAACGCTTCCATGCAGGGAAAGAATGCAACATGTTTTTCAATGGCTGATAAGATTGAAGGACAAAAGCAGAAGTTGGAAGTGTGGAGGAACCGAGTTTCCACCAATTGCTATGACATGTTCCATAACTTGACAACAGTTATCCACGAAGCGGGTCGTGATCTTGATATCGTCCATCTGCGAAGAGTTGTCAAGGAACATCTTACAAACTTGTTGGAttgttttgaattgtattttccaTCAAAAGAGGATCCACGCATAGGAAACTCTTGGATCCAAAATCCATTTCTTCCATCAAGAGAGAATTTGAATCTAACTATAACCCTCTGGGGTGACTTGCTAAAGCTGGCTGCTGATGAAGGcttgaaaatgaattttgaaagtaCAGCATCACTTGCTTCATTTtggataaaagttaaaaataaatatcctgaGCTTGCTGAGGTCGCATTAAAATCCCTTCTCCTGTTCCCCTCAACATCCCTTTGTGAGACGGGGTTCTCTACATTGAgtgttattaaaacaaaacacagaaacagttTAAATATCCATTATCCCCTGAGAGTGGCACTGTCCTCAATCCAGCCTAGATTAGACAAGTTAACCAGCAAGAAGCAAGCGCATTTATCACATTAA
- the SCAND3 gene encoding SCAN domain-containing protein 3 isoform X2 — protein MTPLDTAKESLGTQFQSVEDSMECESPEPHPLQDNGSFLWLSMMSQSMGGDDNPNTLDTHEPEVKPENMREKFFRSLAVLLENKSNNTKIFSKAKYCQLIREVKEAKAKARKESVDYRRLARFDVTLVQGNEKLIEAINGETDKVRYYLHSEELFDILHDTHLSIGHGGRTRMEKELQAKYKNITKEVIMLYLTLCKPCQQKNSKLKKVLTSKPIKEVNSRCQVDLIDMQSSPDGEYKFIMHYQDLHTKLSFLRSLKSKRPKEIAHALLDIFTIIGAPSVLQSNNGREFSSQIVSELSNIWPELKIVHGKPQPCQSQSAMNQTNEDIQNRIISWMQTNNSSHWAEFLWFIQMTQNQPYHRGMQQLPFEGTFSSEAKLGLCHSQLTEELIASLNPERELEQVDRELEFTPGAQYEENVETGTDSSDVEENLTAIPSRTMKNLPESRLKFLSCIVCEKVCSGAHSCVSCDGNVHAICGVPPQHDSEGCPHKITCSLCYETTTMKRKHDEIQRSSTGQPSKMLKLSETPFSSDKVGDWMVKQASLDFFVKKKHTFSEYGSSSRRNDKDGSHPEEVKTRRVHTSFTRKYDPSYIEFGFVAVIDGEVLKPQCIICGDILANEAMKPSKLKRHLYSKHKEISSQPKEFFEKKSSELKSQPKQLFNVSHINISALRASYKVALPVAKSKTPYTIAETLVKDCIKEVCLEMLGESAAKKVAQVPLSNDTIARRIQELASDMEDQLIEQIKEAKYFSLQFDECRDIANMIILLVYVRFEHDDDIKEEFFFSASLPTNTTSSELYEAVKNYVVNKCGLEFRFCVGVCSDGAASMTGTHSEVVTQIKELAPECKITHCFIHRESLAMKNISAELNSVLTDTVKIVNYVKSNALNSRLFSLLCDNMEADHKQLLLHAEIRWLSRGKVLSRMFEIRNELFVFLQSKKPVWSQLFKDVNWTARLAYLSDIFSIFNDLNASMQGKNATCFSMADKIEGQKQKLEVWRNRVSTNCYDMFHNLTTVIHEAGRDLDIVHLRRVVKEHLTNLLDCFELYFPSKEDPRIGNSWIQNPFLPSRENLNLTITLWGDLLKLAADEGLKMNFESTASLASFWIKVKNKYPELAEVALKSLLLFPSTSLCETGFSTLSVIKTKHRNSLNIHYPLRVALSSIQPRLDKLTSKKQAHLSH, from the exons ATGACTCCTCTGGATACTGCAAAGGAGTCCTTGGGGACCCAGTTCCAGTCTGTGGAAGACAGCATGGAATGTGAATCTCCAGAGCCACACCCACTGCAAGATAATG gatCATTTTTGTGGCTTTCCATGATGTCTCAAAGCATGGGTGGTGATGATAACCCCAATACCTTAGACACTCATGAACCAGAAGTCAAACCAGAAAACATGAGAGAGAAGTTCTTCAGAAGCTTAGCAGtattattagaaaacaaaagtaataatacCAAGATATTTTCTAAAGCAAAGTACTGTCAATTAATAAGGGAAGTGAAAGAGGCAAAAGCAAAGGCAAGAAAGGAATCAGTTGACTACCGTCGCTTGGCTAGATTTGATGTGACCCTTGTACAGGGAAATGAAAAGCTGATTGAGGCTATAAATGGGGAAACAGATAAAGTACGGTATTACTTACACAGTGAGGAGTTATTTGACATTCTGCATGATACCCATCTCAGCATTGGACATGGTGGGCGTACCCGCATGGAAAAAGAATTACAAGCAAAATACAAGAACATCACGAAGGAAGTTATAATGCTATACTTGACACTCTGCAAACCATGCCAACAGAAAAATTCAAAACTCAAGAAAGTTCTAACATCAAAGCCAATTAAGGAAGTTAATTCAAGATGCCAAGTGGATCTTATAGATATGCAATCGAGTCCTGACGGGGAGTATAAATTCATCATGCATTATCAAGACCTTCATACAAAGTTGAGTTTTTTGCGGTCACTAAAATCTAAAAGGCCTAAGGAAATTGCACATGctcttttagatatttttacaATTATCGGAGCACCCAGTGTCCTGCAATCTAACAATGGAAGGGAATTTTCAAGCCAGATTGTCAGTGAACTTAGTAATATTTGGCCAGAATTGAAAATTGTCCATGGGAAGCCTCAGCCCTGTCAAAGCCAAAGTGCTATGAATCAAACTAATGAGGATATCCAAAATAGGATTATCTCCTGGATGCAAACTAACAATTCATCACACTGGGCTGAATTTTTGTGGTTCATTCAAATGACCCAAAATCAGCCCTATCACCGAGGCATGCAACAGCTTCCATTTGAAGGCACATTTAGCTCTGAAGCTAAGCTAGGCCTGTGTCATTCTCAGTTGACAGAAGAGCTTATTGCCAGCCTGAATCCAGAACGTGAATTAGAGCAGGTTGACAGAGAATTAGAATTTACACCAGGAGCTCAGTATGAGGAGAACGTTGAGACTGGCACGGATAGTAGTGATGTTGAGGAGAATCTTACAGCTATTCCTTCCAGGACCATGAAAAACCTTCCAGAAAGCAGACTTAAGTTTTTATCCTGTATAGTTTGTGAGAAGGTGTGCTCAGGTGCTCATAGTTGTGTGTCGTGTGATGGAAATGTCCATGCAATCTGTGGGGTGCCCCCTCAACATGACAGTGAGGGCTGTCCTCACAAAATAACGTGTAGTCTCTGCTATGAGACCactacaatgaaaagaaaacatgatgagATCCAAAGAAGTTCAACTGGTCAACCTTCCAAAATGCTGAAGCTGTCAGAGACACCATTCTCATCAGACAAAGTAGGAGATTGG ATGGTGAAACAAGCTTCGCTGGACTTTTTTGTCAAGAAAAAACATACCTTTTCTGAATATGGTAGCAGTAGTAGAAGAAATGATAAGGATGGAAGTCACCCAGAGGAAGTAAAAACCAGAAGAGTTCATACAAGTTTTACTCGGAAGTATGATCCCTCATATATCGAGTTTGGTTTTGTAGCCGTAATTGATGGTGAAGTGCTAAAACCACAGTGTATTATTTGTGGAGATATATTGGCTAATGAAGCAATGAAACCATCAAAACTTAAGCGGCATTTATattcaaaacataaagaaataagtTCACAACCGAaagaattctttgaaaaaaagagtaGTGAATTAAAAAGCCAACCAAAGCAGTTGTTTAATGTTTCTCACATAAACATCAGTGCTCTGCGGGCTTCGTATAAAGTGGCGCTCCCGGTTGCCAAGTCAAAAACGCCATACACAATCGCTGAGACGCTGGTGAAAGACTGCATCAAGGAAGTCTGCCTGGAGATGCTGGGTGAGTCAGCAGCGAAGAAGGTGGCTCAGGTGCCACTTTCTAATGACACCATAGCTCGACGCATTCAGGAACTGGCCAGTGATATGGAAGACCAACTCATAGAGCAAATAAAAGAGGCAAAGTATTTTTCATTGCAATTTGATGAATGCAGAGATATTGCTAACATGATCATTCTTTTAGTGTATGTGCGATTTGAACATGATGATGATATAAAGGAAGAATTCTTCTTCTCAGCCTCTTTACCGACAAACACGACTAGCTCAGAACTGTATGAAGCTGTGAAGAATTACGTTGTCAACAAGTGTGGTCTGGAATTTAGGTTTTGTGTAGGAGTATGTTCTGATGGTGCAGCTTCCATGACAGGAACACATTCTGAAGTGGTTACCCAGATTAAGGAGCTTGCACCAGAATGTAAAATAACACATTGCTTCATCCATCGAGAAAGTCTGGCTATGAAAAACATATCAGCTGAACTGAATAGTGTGCTTACTGACACAGTAAAAATTGTGAATTATGTAAAGTCTAATGCATTAAATTCAAGATTGTTCTCCTTATTATGTGACAATATGGAAGCTGATCATAAGCAACTGTTACTGCATGCTGAGATACGGTGGTTATCACGGGGAAAAGTTCTATCAAGAATGTTTGAAATACGGAATGAACTCTTCGTATTTCTGCAAAGCAAGAAACCAGTTTGGTCCCAACTTTTCAAAGATGTGAATTGGACAGCCAGACTTGCTTATTTATCTGATATCTTCAGTATTTTTAATGATCTTAACGCTTCCATGCAGGGAAAGAATGCAACATGTTTTTCAATGGCTGATAAGATTGAAGGACAAAAGCAGAAGTTGGAAGTGTGGAGGAACCGAGTTTCCACCAATTGCTATGACATGTTCCATAACTTGACAACAGTTATCCACGAAGCGGGTCGTGATCTTGATATCGTCCATCTGCGAAGAGTTGTCAAGGAACATCTTACAAACTTGTTGGAttgttttgaattgtattttccaTCAAAAGAGGATCCACGCATAGGAAACTCTTGGATCCAAAATCCATTTCTTCCATCAAGAGAGAATTTGAATCTAACTATAACCCTCTGGGGTGACTTGCTAAAGCTGGCTGCTGATGAAGGcttgaaaatgaattttgaaagtaCAGCATCACTTGCTTCATTTtggataaaagttaaaaataaatatcctgaGCTTGCTGAGGTCGCATTAAAATCCCTTCTCCTGTTCCCCTCAACATCCCTTTGTGAGACGGGGTTCTCTACATTGAgtgttattaaaacaaaacacagaaacagttTAAATATCCATTATCCCCTGAGAGTGGCACTGTCCTCAATCCAGCCTAGATTAGACAAGTTAACCAGCAAGAAGCAAGCGCATTTATCACATTAA